In Thiospirochaeta perfilievii, a single window of DNA contains:
- the deoC gene encoding deoxyribose-phosphate aldolase has product MELNRYIDHTVLKAVTTPDDIKKLCKEATQYKFYSVCVNGCYVELAKKELEGSDVKVAAVVGFPLGAMDSSSKINEAKNCINNGANEIDMVLNVGFMKSGMYKEVEQEIRDIKKSIGTNVLKVILETCYLTKDEIREACRLSVSAGADFVKTSTGFGTNGATFEDVEIMKSIVEGKAQIKASGGVRDLETATKYIDMGVTRLGTSSGVSLMTTGKAVEGQY; this is encoded by the coding sequence ATGGAATTAAATAGATACATAGACCATACGGTTTTAAAGGCAGTTACAACACCAGATGATATAAAGAAATTATGTAAAGAAGCTACCCAATACAAGTTCTACTCTGTTTGTGTTAACGGCTGTTATGTTGAATTAGCTAAAAAAGAGTTAGAAGGTTCAGATGTTAAAGTTGCAGCAGTTGTAGGCTTCCCTCTTGGTGCTATGGATAGTAGTAGTAAAATAAACGAAGCAAAAAACTGTATAAATAACGGTGCAAATGAAATTGACATGGTTTTAAATGTTGGTTTTATGAAATCAGGCATGTACAAAGAAGTAGAACAAGAGATCAGAGATATTAAAAAGAGTATTGGTACTAATGTTCTAAAAGTGATCCTTGAAACTTGTTATTTAACTAAAGACGAAATAAGGGAAGCTTGTAGACTATCTGTTTCAGCTGGAGCTGATTTTGTAAAAACTTCAACTGGATTTGGAACAAACGGAGCAACTTTTGAAGATGTAGAGATAATGAAATCCATTGTAGAAGGTAAAGCGCAGATAAAAGCTTCTGGTGGTGTTCGTGACCTCGAAACAGCTACAAAATATATAGATATGGGCGTAACAAGGCTTGGAACTAGCTCAGGCGTATCATTAATGACAACTGGAAAAGCCGTAGAAGGACAATATTAA
- a CDS encoding DEAD/DEAH box helicase, with protein MKFDKLGLNSQILRAVESKGYKEATPIQVGAIPAILEGRDLLGGAQTGTGKTAAFALPILNNLSDKERVSKHPRALILTPTRELAAQVGESFRHYGNNLKLNILTIFGGVKINPQISALKNGVDILVATPGRLLDHLSQGTLNLGSIEIFVLDEADRMLDMGFIRDIKKIMTKLPNVRQNLLFSATYGTEIRALAHELLKNPKSVEVTKRNSAAEKVDQIVHHIDKTQKQHLLKHLIETENWYQVLVFVRTKHGANRLAKSLDKNGIPSAAIHGDKSQGARTRALKDFKKGDLQALIATDVAARGIHLEDLSHVVNYDLPQVAEDYVHRIGRTGRAGKSGKAISLVSPDEKQQLKKIEKMLKNSINVVGVTGFKPKADENKPSKKKVPDPFQYNPKAGNKKGKSFYKKRS; from the coding sequence TTGAAATTTGATAAACTGGGATTAAATTCCCAAATTCTTAGAGCAGTTGAATCTAAGGGTTACAAAGAGGCTACTCCAATACAGGTAGGAGCGATACCTGCAATTTTAGAAGGAAGAGACCTTCTTGGTGGAGCCCAAACAGGAACAGGAAAGACAGCAGCCTTTGCCCTTCCTATTTTAAATAACTTAAGTGATAAAGAGAGAGTATCGAAACACCCTAGAGCCTTAATATTAACACCGACACGGGAGTTAGCAGCCCAGGTTGGAGAGAGTTTTAGACACTATGGAAATAATCTAAAACTTAATATTTTAACTATTTTTGGTGGGGTTAAAATAAACCCCCAGATCTCAGCATTAAAAAATGGTGTTGATATTTTAGTTGCTACACCAGGTAGGCTATTAGATCATTTAAGCCAGGGTACACTTAATTTAGGCAGTATTGAAATATTTGTTCTAGATGAAGCAGATCGAATGTTGGATATGGGTTTTATTAGGGATATAAAAAAAATAATGACTAAACTTCCTAATGTAAGACAAAACCTACTATTCTCTGCTACCTATGGGACTGAGATTAGAGCCCTAGCCCATGAACTTCTAAAAAACCCAAAATCAGTAGAAGTTACAAAGAGAAATAGTGCCGCAGAGAAGGTTGATCAAATTGTTCATCACATAGATAAAACTCAGAAACAACACCTACTAAAACATCTAATTGAGACCGAAAATTGGTATCAGGTTTTAGTTTTTGTTAGAACAAAACATGGAGCTAATAGACTTGCAAAAAGTTTAGATAAAAACGGAATACCATCTGCAGCTATCCATGGGGATAAAAGTCAGGGGGCAAGAACTAGAGCCCTTAAGGATTTTAAAAAGGGAGACCTTCAAGCGTTAATTGCAACAGATGTTGCAGCTAGAGGAATTCACTTAGAGGACTTAAGCCATGTAGTTAACTATGACCTACCCCAAGTCGCTGAAGATTATGTTCATAGAATAGGTAGAACTGGTAGAGCAGGGAAAAGTGGTAAAGCTATATCCCTAGTATCACCAGATGAAAAGCAACAACTTAAAAAAATCGAAAAGATGCTTAAAAATAGTATCAATGTGGTTGGAGTTACTGGTTTTAAACCTAAAGCTGATGAAAATAAGCCTTCAAAGAAAAAAGTTCCTGATCCATTCCAATATAACCCGAAAGCAGGGAATAAAAAGGGTAAAAGTTTTTATAAAAAAAGGAGTTAA
- a CDS encoding ABC transporter permease produces the protein MFKIKGSKILILLPLLFLITIFYLPLLKVLIQGLNFEFFKDIYNSFYYKKIISFTVYQGLLSALLSVLIGIPGAYLLTRYNFIGKRVFLSLSTLPFILPSILTVLGFVLLFGNSGYLNNLLMSLFELKSPPLKILYSIKAVLLAHIFYNTPLAIRIISSRWKKIPYEVIEASYSLGLGKIKTFFKVTIPYLTSSILTSFTLIFLYCFMSFGIILVLGGGPNLSTIEVEVYRFARISLNIPKAASLSIIESLFTLLILFLYLKSESREPKFIDGSNLVKKISIKTGLLFSTYIIPLTLILVAPLVAIVISSFLRKEGFTGGVYFSLHWYKSIFGSLTNSFNMTSIEAIKNSLLLGLSTLLMTIPMALLVTFNINKNFKLKSIYTILFFLPMGISSIIIGLSYLNLNLPGSFIFIVFAHTFISLPISIRSINNIYKTIDISLIEASESLGYRRFKTFLKVELPLIKGGIITAGVFSFSLSVGEMNASIMLAPSGFVTLPLAIYQLIGSYNFYGACALGSILLLLSFLSFRLMDSVDI, from the coding sequence GTGTTTAAAATAAAAGGCAGTAAAATTCTAATTTTACTGCCACTTCTCTTCCTAATTACTATTTTTTATCTCCCCCTTTTAAAGGTTTTAATTCAAGGTTTAAATTTTGAATTTTTTAAGGATATTTATAATAGTTTTTATTATAAGAAGATAATATCATTTACGGTTTATCAAGGGCTTTTAAGTGCCCTATTATCTGTTTTAATAGGAATACCTGGAGCATATCTTTTAACAAGATACAACTTTATTGGTAAGAGAGTATTTTTATCCCTATCAACTCTACCATTTATTCTACCATCAATTTTAACTGTATTAGGCTTTGTTTTACTTTTTGGAAATAGTGGTTATTTAAATAATTTATTAATGAGTTTATTTGAACTTAAATCTCCACCTTTAAAAATTCTATACTCCATTAAAGCTGTTTTATTAGCCCATATATTTTATAACACCCCCCTGGCCATTAGAATTATATCCTCTAGATGGAAAAAAATACCCTATGAGGTTATAGAGGCTTCATACTCCCTAGGTCTAGGAAAGATTAAGACTTTTTTTAAAGTTACAATTCCCTATTTAACATCAAGTATTTTAACAAGTTTTACCCTGATATTTTTATATTGCTTTATGAGTTTTGGTATAATACTTGTTTTAGGTGGTGGACCAAATTTATCAACAATAGAGGTTGAAGTTTACAGATTTGCACGTATATCCCTAAATATTCCTAAGGCGGCCTCCCTTTCCATAATAGAGAGTCTATTTACTCTGTTAATTCTATTTTTATACCTTAAAAGTGAATCGAGAGAGCCTAAGTTTATTGATGGAAGTAACCTGGTTAAAAAAATTAGTATTAAAACAGGGTTATTATTTTCAACCTATATTATACCCTTAACATTAATATTAGTAGCACCCCTAGTAGCTATAGTTATTAGCTCATTTTTAAGAAAAGAGGGCTTTACAGGAGGAGTCTATTTCTCCCTTCACTGGTATAAATCAATTTTTGGAAGTTTAACAAATAGCTTTAATATGACATCTATTGAAGCGATAAAAAACTCCCTACTACTAGGCTTATCAACTCTTTTAATGACTATACCCATGGCCCTATTAGTTACATTTAATATAAATAAAAATTTTAAACTTAAATCCATATATACAATTTTATTCTTTTTACCCATGGGAATATCATCTATAATAATTGGATTAAGCTACCTAAATCTAAACCTGCCAGGCTCATTTATTTTTATAGTTTTTGCCCATACATTTATATCTCTGCCTATCTCAATTAGGTCGATTAATAATATCTACAAGACTATTGATATCTCTCTAATAGAAGCTTCAGAGTCCCTGGGATACAGAAGGTTTAAAACTTTTTTAAAGGTAGAGCTACCCCTTATTAAAGGAGGTATAATAACTGCAGGAGTATTTTCATTCTCTCTATCTGTAGGAGAGATGAATGCATCAATTATGTTAGCTCCATCAGGTTTTGTGACACTACCCCTAGCAATTTATCAATTAATAGGTTCATATAATTTTTACGGAGCGTGTGCCCTTGGCTCTATACTCTTATTATTAAGTTTTTTATCATTTAGATTAATGGATAGCGTGGATATTTAG
- a CDS encoding phosphopentomutase, translating to MDKIDRVTLIVLDSAGVGELPDADKFGDVGSNTFGHIAESCGGLNLPNMEKLGLGNLTNILGVKPTTDTTGAYGKAMEKSKGKDTTVGHWELAGLVKETPFPSYPNGFSDKVLQELEKRTGRGVLCNLPYSGTKVLDDYGEEQKNSGKWIVYTSADPVIQIAAHEEQIPLKELYKACEIALEICNELSPVARVIARPYIGEKGNYTRTANRHDYAIKPDSPTALNRIKDSGLDVVAIGKINDIFCGEGITETKGTNKSNLDGIQKTLSALKEDTKGLIFTNLVDFDMLYGHRRDPLGYKKALEEFDSYIPEILSNMGESELLIITADHGCDPTFAGSDHTREYIPVLVAGKNVKPSNLGVRESFTDIASTIENLLLGTDLDNSFSTLI from the coding sequence ATGGACAAAATTGATAGAGTAACACTAATAGTATTAGATAGTGCAGGTGTAGGAGAGCTTCCAGATGCAGATAAATTCGGTGATGTGGGAAGCAATACATTTGGCCATATAGCAGAGAGTTGTGGTGGGTTAAATCTACCAAACATGGAAAAATTAGGCCTTGGTAATTTAACAAATATATTAGGTGTAAAACCAACTACAGATACCACAGGTGCTTATGGGAAAGCTATGGAGAAATCCAAGGGAAAAGATACAACTGTAGGGCACTGGGAATTAGCAGGTCTAGTTAAAGAGACTCCCTTCCCATCATACCCTAATGGATTTTCAGACAAAGTATTACAAGAACTTGAAAAAAGAACAGGCCGTGGAGTTCTATGTAACCTTCCATACTCAGGAACTAAAGTATTAGATGACTATGGGGAAGAACAAAAAAACAGTGGGAAATGGATAGTTTACACATCTGCTGACCCTGTAATACAGATTGCAGCCCACGAGGAACAGATACCACTTAAAGAGTTATACAAAGCTTGTGAAATAGCCCTTGAAATATGTAATGAGCTATCACCTGTTGCCAGAGTAATTGCAAGGCCATATATTGGGGAAAAGGGTAACTACACTAGAACAGCAAATAGACATGACTATGCTATTAAACCAGATAGTCCAACTGCTCTAAACAGAATAAAAGATAGTGGATTAGACGTAGTTGCTATTGGTAAAATAAACGACATTTTCTGTGGAGAAGGTATTACAGAGACTAAGGGGACAAATAAAAGTAACCTAGATGGAATACAAAAAACCCTATCTGCCTTAAAAGAGGATACAAAGGGTCTAATTTTTACAAACCTAGTAGACTTTGATATGTTATATGGTCATAGAAGGGATCCTTTAGGTTATAAAAAAGCCCTTGAAGAGTTTGACTCCTATATACCAGAAATATTATCTAATATGGGGGAATCTGAACTGTTAATTATAACTGCAGATCACGGTTGTGATCCAACATTTGCCGGTTCAGACCATACAAGGGAGTACATTCCAGTATTAGTTGCAGGAAAAAATGTAAAACCTAGCAACCTAGGAGTAAGAGAGTCATTTACAGATATTGCATCTACAATTGAGAATCTACTACTTGGAACAGATTTAGATAATAGCTTTTCAACCCTAATTTAA
- a CDS encoding thymidine phosphorylase — protein MRIVDIIQNKRDGIKLSDTEIAYLLDEYLEGNVPDYQMSAFLMAVYFNGMEKHELKVFTEKMMNSGDLIDFKGINKILIDKHSTGGVGDKTTIALAPLFASFDIGTAKLSGRGLGHTGGTIDKFESIKGFTFPETKEELVELVNECGTGIMGYSDKIVPLDKKLYSLRDVTATVSSIPLIAASIMSKKLAVHADGIILDVKTGSGAFMKSLDDARKLAKTMREIGDSLDRKVVTCITDMDQPLGFAVGNSLEIIEAIETIKGRGPKEFSYLVKTLAAIGLQLKGDVKDLDKGRQMVEDMIQSGKPAKMLKAFIKSAGGDENIVDDYKLLPTAKNSVAVYAKDSGYVNTIEAETIGKAAMVLGAGRATKEDVIDHAVGLILNKKVGDKIETGELLATVYYNDDKNIESSKQMILDAYTISNTQTKERDIVIEIESVNV, from the coding sequence ATGAGAATTGTAGATATTATTCAGAATAAAAGAGATGGTATTAAACTATCGGATACAGAGATCGCTTATTTACTAGATGAGTACTTAGAAGGTAATGTTCCAGACTACCAAATGTCTGCATTTTTAATGGCTGTTTACTTTAATGGAATGGAAAAACATGAATTAAAAGTATTTACTGAAAAAATGATGAATTCCGGAGATTTAATCGATTTTAAAGGTATAAATAAAATATTAATTGATAAACACAGCACCGGTGGTGTTGGTGATAAAACAACTATAGCGTTAGCTCCCCTATTTGCTAGTTTTGATATAGGAACAGCTAAACTATCAGGAAGAGGACTAGGCCATACAGGTGGTACAATTGATAAGTTCGAATCAATTAAAGGCTTTACTTTCCCAGAAACAAAAGAGGAGTTGGTAGAGTTAGTTAATGAGTGTGGTACAGGAATTATGGGTTACTCTGATAAAATAGTACCTTTAGATAAGAAACTATACTCTTTAAGGGATGTTACAGCTACAGTTTCAAGTATACCTTTAATTGCAGCATCTATTATGAGTAAAAAACTAGCAGTTCATGCTGATGGAATTATTCTAGATGTTAAAACTGGTAGTGGTGCATTTATGAAGAGTCTGGATGATGCAAGAAAGCTAGCAAAAACAATGAGAGAAATTGGTGACTCATTAGATAGAAAAGTTGTTACTTGCATAACAGATATGGACCAACCCCTAGGTTTTGCCGTAGGAAACTCCCTTGAAATAATTGAGGCTATAGAGACAATAAAAGGTAGAGGTCCTAAAGAGTTTTCATACCTTGTAAAAACACTTGCCGCTATAGGTTTACAACTTAAAGGCGATGTTAAAGATTTAGATAAGGGACGACAAATGGTCGAAGATATGATACAGAGTGGAAAGCCGGCTAAGATGCTTAAAGCCTTTATAAAATCAGCAGGTGGTGATGAAAACATAGTTGATGACTATAAACTACTACCAACAGCGAAAAACTCAGTAGCTGTTTACGCTAAAGATTCAGGTTATGTTAACACGATAGAGGCTGAAACAATTGGTAAGGCTGCTATGGTTTTAGGTGCGGGAAGAGCAACAAAAGAGGATGTTATTGACCACGCCGTTGGATTAATTCTAAACAAGAAAGTTGGGGATAAAATTGAGACAGGGGAACTTTTAGCAACTGTTTATTATAATGATGATAAAAACATTGAGAGCTCTAAACAGATGATATTAGATGCTTACACAATATCCAATACTCAAACAAAAGAGCGGGATATTGTTATTGAAATTGAATCGGTTAATGTTTAG
- the add gene encoding adenosine deaminase, whose protein sequence is MNDVKKVELHLHLDGSIRVETLHELGVSSKVLPQDITLEKVEEMVSIGERDKTLVDYLKKFDLPIAILQTEEALERVSFELVEDLALENTIYAEIRVAPIQHIKKGLTPNLVVESILTGFDRAMEKYDIKVTLLLCAMRHIKEEDNYFLIDLCKRYKKRGVVGLDLAGDEAGFPVTLFKNFFTKAKRENIPFTIHAGEARGCKSIIDAIELGASRLGHGIRAYEDKNALALIKENNICLECCPKSNLDTNAIPNFSEYPIMQYLKDKVEVTLNSDNRRVSNTNFNNEVLLLKKYFEVDSEDILLFNLNAINHAFISDDEKILLRKRLLGDKNGIK, encoded by the coding sequence ATGAATGATGTTAAGAAAGTAGAACTACACCTGCACCTTGATGGCTCTATTCGAGTGGAGACACTACATGAGTTAGGGGTTTCAAGTAAGGTTCTACCCCAGGATATAACCTTAGAAAAAGTAGAGGAGATGGTCTCCATTGGAGAGAGGGATAAAACCCTAGTTGATTACTTAAAAAAATTCGACCTACCAATTGCTATTCTGCAGACAGAAGAGGCATTAGAGAGAGTATCCTTTGAGTTAGTAGAAGATTTAGCATTAGAAAACACTATCTATGCAGAGATTAGGGTTGCCCCTATTCAACACATAAAAAAGGGGCTAACTCCTAATTTAGTAGTGGAATCCATTTTAACCGGCTTTGATAGGGCTATGGAGAAATATGATATAAAAGTGACTCTACTGCTATGCGCCATGAGGCATATAAAAGAGGAAGACAACTATTTTTTAATAGATCTATGTAAAAGATATAAAAAAAGAGGAGTTGTAGGACTAGATCTTGCAGGAGATGAGGCAGGTTTCCCTGTTACACTTTTTAAAAACTTCTTCACCAAGGCCAAAAGAGAGAATATTCCCTTTACTATACACGCAGGGGAAGCTAGAGGCTGCAAGAGTATAATTGATGCAATTGAACTTGGCGCATCTAGATTAGGCCACGGTATTAGAGCCTATGAGGATAAAAACGCCCTGGCACTAATTAAGGAGAACAACATATGTCTTGAGTGTTGCCCTAAAAGCAACCTAGATACAAATGCTATACCAAATTTTTCAGAGTATCCTATAATGCAATACTTAAAAGACAAGGTAGAAGTTACTTTAAATAGTGATAACAGAAGAGTTTCAAATACAAATTTTAACAATGAAGTTTTATTGTTAAAAAAATATTTTGAAGTAGATAGTGAAGATATTTTACTATTTAATTTAAATGCCATAAATCATGCATTTATTAGTGATGATGAAAAAATATTACTTAGAAAAAGGTTATTAGGAGATAAGAATGGAATTAAATAG
- a CDS encoding nitroreductase family protein, which yields MKNINSIKNRISVRSFKDRELSESLTKQIQELVNKRYVGPFGNEIKFKIIDTKSRELASLGKMTSYGVIKGARLYIVGYCKPDNESLYDYGYCLEELILDLTDLNVGTCWLGGTFGRGFISKAVDLPDNMVIPAITPIGLIHEKRKFSDKLVRYIAKSDKRKTHDQLFFNLNKSGDVSVLDFNENKPNVTQLLEMVRIAPSASNKQPWRIIVNRSSLHLYWDYDQAYNSGIKSHNIQALDMGIALSHLKISADDLGISNSFSVNNPNIDNVSWNYVGTFNIGE from the coding sequence ATGAAGAATATAAACTCGATAAAAAATAGAATTTCTGTAAGATCTTTTAAGGATAGAGAACTTAGTGAATCTTTAACTAAACAAATCCAGGAACTAGTGAATAAAAGATATGTAGGTCCATTTGGTAATGAGATCAAATTTAAGATTATTGATACAAAGAGTAGGGAGTTAGCCAGTTTAGGTAAGATGACATCTTATGGTGTTATAAAAGGGGCTAGGCTCTATATTGTTGGTTATTGTAAACCTGACAATGAGTCTCTATATGATTATGGCTACTGTTTAGAAGAGCTAATACTAGATTTAACAGACTTAAATGTTGGGACTTGTTGGTTAGGTGGTACATTTGGTAGAGGTTTTATATCAAAGGCTGTTGACTTACCAGATAATATGGTTATACCTGCAATTACTCCAATTGGTCTTATCCATGAGAAACGAAAATTTAGTGATAAATTGGTTAGGTATATTGCTAAATCTGATAAGAGGAAAACCCATGACCAACTATTTTTTAACCTAAATAAGTCTGGGGATGTATCTGTTTTAGATTTTAATGAGAATAAACCCAATGTTACACAACTTCTTGAAATGGTTAGAATCGCCCCTTCAGCTTCCAACAAACAGCCATGGAGAATTATAGTAAATAGAAGTAGTTTACACCTCTATTGGGATTATGACCAAGCATATAATTCAGGTATTAAAAGCCATAATATTCAGGCTCTTGATATGGGTATTGCTCTTTCACATTTGAAAATAAGTGCAGATGATTTAGGAATAAGTAACTCTTTCTCTGTTAATAATCCTAATATTGATAATGTGTCTTGGAACTATGTAGGAACATTTAACATAGGGGAGTAA
- a CDS encoding ABC transporter ATP-binding protein, producing MFVEWKDIEVNLDSFNLKLDLSINKGELVTLLGPSGCGKTTALRIAAGFLQPDKGDFILDGINMNKIPPNKRNIGIVFQNYALFPHLNVEDNIGYGLKARNIKKSIIKDEVNFILDSLHLKDYNKRVISQLSGGEKQRVALGRSLAIKPRLLLLDEPLSALDADLRKRLRYEIKSIQEEFKITTLYVTHDQEEALTVSNRIALLKNGRLQQFSTPTQLYTKPKNLFVGKFIGESNYIILENRKLFFRPESVKLGKSQENSINFKGEIVKSEYLGHFSRGVLKTKDNLINVISYNHLHSGEYHVDYKDIIEF from the coding sequence ATGTTTGTAGAGTGGAAAGATATAGAAGTAAACTTAGATAGTTTTAACCTAAAGTTAGATTTAAGTATAAATAAGGGTGAACTGGTTACCCTTTTAGGTCCTAGTGGTTGTGGAAAAACAACAGCCCTTAGAATAGCTGCAGGTTTTTTACAACCAGATAAAGGGGATTTTATTTTAGATGGAATAAATATGAATAAGATTCCTCCTAATAAAAGAAATATAGGTATTGTTTTTCAAAACTACGCCTTATTTCCCCATCTAAATGTAGAGGATAATATTGGCTACGGTTTAAAAGCTAGAAATATCAAGAAAAGTATTATAAAGGATGAGGTAAATTTTATTTTAGACTCTCTTCACCTTAAGGATTACAATAAAAGAGTTATTTCCCAATTGTCTGGGGGAGAGAAACAGAGGGTCGCTTTAGGCAGAAGCTTAGCTATAAAACCTAGACTTCTCCTACTTGATGAGCCACTTAGTGCCCTAGATGCAGACCTTAGAAAGAGACTTAGATATGAGATCAAATCGATTCAAGAAGAGTTTAAAATAACAACTCTTTATGTTACCCATGACCAGGAAGAGGCATTAACTGTCTCTAACAGAATAGCACTATTAAAAAATGGTAGATTGCAGCAGTTCTCTACCCCTACACAACTATATACAAAACCAAAGAACCTATTTGTTGGTAAATTTATAGGTGAGTCAAACTATATTATATTAGAAAACAGGAAACTCTTTTTTAGGCCAGAATCAGTTAAACTAGGTAAAAGCCAAGAAAATTCAATTAATTTTAAGGGTGAAATAGTTAAAAGTGAATATCTAGGACACTTTAGCAGAGGAGTTCTTAAAACCAAGGATAATTTAATAAATGTTATAAGTTATAACCACCTTCATAGTGGGGAGTATCATGTGGATTACAAGGATATTATTGAGTTTTAA
- a CDS encoding LacI family DNA-binding transcriptional regulator: MKTLPRKKIVIDDVAKSAGVSTATVSRVINGYEGVSIDVSNRVNAAIEELGYIKPIKPKDRSNSNKKIGVVVPNIQNPYSSNLVKQIEDTLDNFGYSVMVMDSKNDPDKSINCVETLIDSGVAGLVYIPTHIKCEQENVLKDIDLPIVFLGRKVDFKEACFVGSETFIGAYNGAKYLLSLGHKDILYITGDSSNLSEKSSASVDKQGYSGFIEALEESGINFDKDNLVSGDYNMNTTYELVREAITNKSFTAIFTSGDVMAYGAYKAVLSSGLSVPNDISILGFDDLPMSSVLDLTTISQNAFGIGQNAGLLLHDLIEERKEGPQEIILPTNLCIRSTCGIKKE, translated from the coding sequence ATGAAAACTTTACCAAGAAAAAAAATAGTAATAGATGATGTTGCAAAGAGTGCTGGAGTTTCCACTGCTACAGTATCCAGGGTTATAAATGGATATGAAGGGGTTAGTATAGATGTCTCCAATAGGGTTAATGCTGCAATAGAAGAGTTAGGGTATATAAAGCCTATTAAACCAAAAGACAGGTCAAATTCCAATAAAAAGATTGGCGTTGTCGTTCCAAACATACAAAACCCATACTCTTCAAATCTTGTGAAGCAGATTGAGGATACACTGGATAATTTTGGTTACTCTGTTATGGTTATGGATTCAAAAAATGATCCAGATAAGTCTATAAACTGTGTTGAAACCCTTATTGATAGTGGTGTTGCAGGATTAGTATATATTCCTACACATATTAAGTGTGAACAAGAGAATGTTCTTAAGGATATAGACCTTCCTATAGTATTTTTAGGTAGAAAGGTTGACTTTAAAGAAGCTTGTTTTGTTGGTTCTGAAACATTTATAGGTGCATATAATGGAGCAAAGTATCTTCTTAGTCTTGGACATAAGGATATACTCTATATTACTGGTGATAGCAGTAATTTAAGTGAAAAAAGTAGTGCTAGTGTGGATAAGCAGGGGTATAGTGGTTTTATTGAGGCTTTAGAAGAGAGTGGTATAAACTTTGATAAAGATAACCTGGTATCCGGGGACTATAATATGAATACTACATATGAACTTGTAAGAGAAGCTATTACTAATAAGAGCTTTACTGCTATTTTTACTTCCGGTGATGTTATGGCCTATGGTGCATATAAGGCAGTATTAAGTTCAGGTTTATCTGTACCTAATGATATATCGATTCTAGGTTTTGATGATCTACCAATGTCATCTGTATTAGACTTAACAACAATTTCTCAAAATGCCTTTGGTATTGGTCAAAATGCTGGTCTTTTATTACATGATCTTATTGAGGAGAGAAAAGAGGGTCCACAGGAGATAATACTTCCTACTAATCTGTGTATTAGATCAACCTGTGGAATTAAAAAGGAGTAA